TGCACTAACCTTTTCAGGATTTTTGGCAGCGTACGGTTTAACTCGTTTTAAATTTATCGATTCTTGGCCAATTGCAGATGAGGTTTTTACACACGTCCCTTTTATACATGGAATATATCCAATGTATTATGTTGCATTTATGACGTTTGTACTTATTTTTTCTTCAGTAACAATGGTGTTAGCTGTTGATGCTGGTCATCAAATGAAAAAAAACAAAGTAGCTTGGTATATGTTTGCTACCATTATTGGAGGTTTAATATTCGTAGGCTCTCAAGCCTGGGAATGGAATACGTTTATAAATGGTTCTTATGGAGCTGTTAAAACGCCTCAAGGTAAAGTTTTACAATTTGTAAAAGACGGTCATCAAATAGCGCTATCAGATTTTGTAGTAGGAGATAGAATGGATGAAAGAGTTACACACACAAAGAAAAACGGATTATGGTTTGAAAGTGGAGAAACAGTCCCTGAATATTCAATTGCTCAAATTACAGCTTCGTATAAAGCAAACCCTAATATTCAAATTAGGAGCGAGCAAATTAATATGGATGAAAAGAAAAAAATAGTTTTTTCTAGAGAAAAAGGGTTAGAAGAATTATTAAAAGGTGGTGCTGTTGTAGAAGGAGCAAATTTAACTGCAAACGAATATGGAAACACAATTTTTGCAAATTTCTTTTTCTTTATCACAGGTTTTCACGGTTTTCACGTATTCTCTGGTATTATGATCAACATAATTATTTTCTTTAATGTGCTTCTTGGTACTTATGAAAAAAGAGGACACTATGAAATGGTAGAAAAAGTTGGTTTATATTGGCACTTTGTAGATTTAGTTTGGGTATTTGTATTTACATTCTTCTACTTAGTTTAAAAAAATAAGTTCATATAAAGGCAAAGCCTTTTGATTTCATTTAAATTGTCTTTCCAGGAAAAGCTGGAATTTAAAAATAGCATTAAAAAAATGGCACACGCACACGAATCACATACTAAAAAAATCTGGAATGTATTTTGGATTTTATCTGCAATAACTATTGTAGAAGTAGCTTTAGGTATTATAAAGCCAGATGTTTTACATTTAACTAGTATTTTAGGAACAAGTCCTTTAAACTGGATATTTATTATTTTAACGTTAGCAAAAGCTTATGGAATTACTTGGGCTTTTATGCACATGGATAGCGAAAAGAAATGGTTTAGAAGAGCAGTCGTTTGGACAACTGTATTTTTAGTCTGTTACTTTGTAACCTTATTTCTTATAGAAGGAGGTTACTTGCATAGCACTCTAGCACCACTTGTAAAATGGTAATAAACAAATATAAAAGGTGGTTTTAACCACCTTTTTTTATAGAATAAATATTTTATGCAAGCCTTTGATTGTTTGTATAACAAAGTAAGATTCTCAAAATTAATTTCTAACAGATGAAATTTTTCACAAAAAAAAGGGTTGTATTATTTTTACTTTTTATTTTTCCTTTACTATGTTTTTTGCTGCTTTCTTTAGGTGAAAATAATTTCACAAAATTACCTGTAGTTAAAGAAAACCTTATTGATGTTTCTGAAATTGATGCAACTAATTCAGCAAAGCTTAAAGAAAATGTTACTGTTCTTTGTTTTTTAGGGAATGATATCAATAAAATCAAATCGGGTGTCTTAAATTTAAATGAAAAAATTTATAAAAAATTTATCGATTATAAAAAATTTCAAATTATCGCTATTTACCCTGCAGACCAAGAACAAGAAGTGCAAAATTTACAGGAAGAAATAGGTGTTTTTACAGATATGCAAAAATGGAATTTTATACCTAGTTCAAAACAAGAAATAGAAGGTTTTTATCAAACTTTTGGTTTAAATGAATCTTTGGTTAACCTATACACTCCAAATGTATTTTTAATTGATAAAGATGTTAATTTAAGAGGTAGGTTAACGGATAAAGACAGTAAAGATGGTAAACTTTATGGCTATAATATGAATTCTGTTGCAGTTTTAAACGGAAAACTTATAGATGACATAAAGGTTTTATATTACGAATATTATGCTGCTTTTAAAGAGAAAAACCAAAATAAAGCAGATAGAAAAGAAGTAGGATTATGAAAAAGAAGTATTCTTATATAGGTGTTGCTTTTATTATATTATTATTTGGCATTTATACTGTACCGAAAGTAGTTAGTCGTTTTGAAAGTAACGAACTTTTAAAATTTGGTAAAATTCCAGAATTTGAATTTACAAATCAAGAAGGGCAAACAATTACCAACGAAACTTATAAAGACAAAGTGTATGTTGTTGAGTTTTTCTTTACAACTTGTCCAACCATTTGTCCGTTAATGAATCAGAAAATGTTAACACTACAAGACGAATTTTTTGGAAATCCAGAATTTGGAATCGCATCAATTTCTATAACACCAGATATTGATACTCCAGCTGTTTTAAAAGAATATGCAAAAGAAAATGGTATTACTCATAAAAACTGGCATTTATTAACTGGTAAATCAGATGATGTTGTGTATGCACTTGCAAACAATGGTTTTAAATTGCCAACAGGAAAAGGAGTCTCACAAGATGAGCATAATGGTTTGTATCATTCAGGAAACTTTGCCTTGATAGATAAAAATGGATATATGAGATCTAGAAAAGATGAGTTTGGTAACCCAATGTTTGTATACAGAGCTCTTGACGAATATGAAATGGAAGATCAAATGAAAGAACTAAAAGAGGATATAAAATTATTATTAAATGAGTAGTCTAGCCCAAGAAAAAAAGTATAAAAAAATTATAACTGCCTTATCAATTATAATTCCTTTAGCAGTTGCAGCTTTGTTTGGTGTTAATTTAAAGGATTTAGGTTTTAATGTAGAGCCTTTAAGTTTTTTACCACCAATTTATGCTACTACAAACGCGCTAACAGCAGTTTTATTAGTAGCAGCAGTTATCGCCATAAAAAATGGTAATAAGAAATTACATGAGCAGTTAAATACAGTTGCAATTGCTTGTTCCTTAGCTTTTTTGTTGATGTATATTGCATATCACATGACTTCTAACTCTACCACATTTGGTGGAGAAGGAGCTATAAAATACATCTACTATTTTATTTTAATTACACATATTATTTTATCTGTAATAGTAATTCCATTTGTGCTTTTAACCTATATGAGAGCAAAATTGGGTAATTTCGCTCAACATAAAAAGATCGCTAGAATTACTTTTCCTATTTGGTTATATGTTGCTATTACTGGTGTAATTGTATATTTAATGATATCTCCTTATTATGTTTAAAAAAACCGTATTCTTAATTTTATTATTGTTGTTAACTGTACAATCATCATATGCTCAATGTGCTATGTGTAAGGCAGTTGTAGAAACAGGAGATACAGAAATGGCTGAAGGAGTTAATAACGGCATTTCTTATTTAATGGTTTTTCCTTATTTGTTGGTTGGGGTTTTAGGTTACACTTTATATAGATATAAAAAGAAAGCTGAAAATTAACATTTTAATAATAGTAAAATGCTGTAACATATTTTACTTTTGGTCGTCTTATAAGTAACTATTTAAATAAAATATCTTTGTTTTTTTTAGTTTTTAATAAATAATCAACCAAAAATAATTACGTTTTGAAAATTAAACTTATAGTATTAGTAGCGTTAATGACTTCTATAGCTACTTTTTCTCAAAAAAAATGGACACTTAAAGAGTGTGTAGACGAAGCTTTAAGAAAAAACATTTCTATTCAACAAAACAAACTAAGTCTTGAATTAGCCAAAAAAGATGTTGAAATTGCCAAAGGAAATTTTTTACCAAATTTAAATGCTAATACTGGTGGAAATTTAAACTTCGGAACTGGTTTTGACCCTGTATCTCAAGATAGGGTTAATACAAGTTTTTTTGGAGGTTCTATAGGAGCAAGCTCTGGTATTACTGTTTTTAACGGTTTTAGAAATACAAACATTTTTAAACAGGCTCAATTAGGCGTAGAATCTAGCTTATTAGATTTAAAAAAGATTGAAAATGATATTTCTTTATTTGTTGTAAACGGGTACTTAAACGTATTATTTGCTAAAGAAAATTTAAGCGCGGCTAAAGTTCAATATGAAATAAGTAGAACTCAAATTGAAGCTGCAGAAAGTAGATTTAAAGCAGGTGTTATACCAAAAGGAGACTTATTAAATACACAATCTACAGCAGCTACTAATTTACAAACGGTTGTTACTCAAGAAAATGCTTTAGATTTGGCGTTGTTAAATTTAGCACAGCTATTACAAGTTTCTGCAGATAATTTTGATGTAGCTCCAGTAGATGTTGGTACACCATCTGCTAATTTATTTTATAAAAATTCATCATCAGTATATGACAAATCTTTAGATAGATTGCCAGAAATTGCTAGAGCAAAATTAGCTATTGAAAATGCTGATTTTAATATTGAAATTGCAAAGGCATCTTTTTTACCTTCAATTACTGCATCTGCAGGCTTGTCTACTAATTATGGTTACAATTTAAATTTACCTCCTGGTTTTTCTAATAATGCATTTTTTGATCAATTAAGTGATAACTTAGGTTATGGACTTGGTTTTAATATAAGTATTCCAATTTTTAATCGTTTTCAGACAAAAAATAGAGTTTCACAATCAATCATCAATAAAGATATTTCTGAAACTAGGTTAGAAAGCGAAAAATTGAATTTAAAACAAACTATAGAACAATCTTTTTTAGATGTTAAAACAGCATTAAAAACTTTCGAAGCTTCAAAAATATCTTTAGAAGCGCAACAAGAAGCATTTAAAAATGCTCAAGAAAGCTATAATTTTGGAGCAATGACACAATTTGATTTCGATCAAATAAGAGCACGATTGGTAAATGCAGAAGCTGCTTTAATACGTTCTAAGTATGATTATGTTTTTAAAACGAAAGTATTGCAATTTTATGCTGGAGATTTAGTTTTAGAATAATTAAAAAAAAATAACGATTCAAAACCTCACTAATTTTAGTGAGGTTTTCTTTTGATTTATATTTGCAAAAACAATAAGATTTTGAGCATCATTTTAAATATAGAAACTGCCACAAAAAACTGTTCTGTTAGTATTGCAGAAAATGGAAACATAATTGCTATTAAAGAATTAAATAATGGCAATTATTCTCATGCAGAAGTATTACATCCATTTATTGTTGATGTTTTAAAGGAGGCTAGTTTAACTTCAAAAGAAATAGATGCTGTTGCAGTAAGTAAAGGGCCAGGTTCCTATACAGGTTTAAGAATAGGAGTTTCTGCTGCAAAAGGTTTATGTTTTGCTTTTGATAAACCTTTAATTTCTATTGATACTTTAACATCCTTATCGCATGCAGTTTCTATCGATTCTGGTTTTATAATACCCATGATTGATGCAAGAAGAATGGAGGTTTATGGAGCTGTTTACAATAACCATAATCAACAGGTTAGAGATATAAAGGCAGAGATTATTGATAAAAATTCTTATGCTAAATATTTAGATCTTGATAAAGTTTATTTTTTAGGTGATGGTTCTCAGAAGTGCAAATCAATAATTACACATAAAAATGCTGTTTTTGTGGATGATACATATCCATCAGCAAAAGAAATGGCACAATTATCTTTTGTTAAATACCAAAAAAGCGACATAGAAAATGTCGCTTATTTTGAACCTTTTTATTTAAAAGATTTTATTGTAATTCCTGAAAAGAAAAAGAAGCCTACTTTTTAAAGTGAGTTGAAATAGGTTACAATCTTTTTTAAATCTTCTAAATCTTTATTATTTAGCCTATTACTTTTCATATAATTTTTAATTTCTGATTCTTTTCCGTCGAAAATAGCATAGAATTTTCTCTTATTACTTGGGACTTCTATAATACTATTATTATCAAATTTTATATAAAATATATCATCATTTCTAATAAAATCTGCTTTTTTACCAGCTACATAGCTGTTTACAGGAGGTTTTTCTTCTTGGTACGTTACAGTTTGTCTTGATAATAACTGATTTTTTCCTTCATTATGAACTATAAAGTATTTTAAATCATTATTAAGCTCAAAAAGCTTGTATTTAGTATTCAAATTTTGGAATACAATTGTTCTGTCATTTATCTTCTTCAAATATAATAATTGATCATTCTTAGAAAATTCCATTTCATCTCTGTACATATTATACCTTAGAAAAAATGTTTCAACAATATCATCTACATTGGCTGCCAAATAGCTTGTAGTGATATACATTTTAGGTGCTAATTCCTTAAATTCTTCGGATTTATCAATTTCTGTATTTGGATTAAAAATTGTGTTATATGAAGTTCCACTACCAGTAGTAATTCCCCCAACTTGAGAGAAAGCTAGTGCAGGTAACATTAAAATTGCTATAAAAATTTTTTTCATAATATATTTAGTTTTTATTTGTTTAATTAATATCAATAACTATGCCTTTTTTACAATATTTACGTTATGAGGATAAGGTATTTCAATACCAGCTGCATCAAAAGCTTCTTTAGTTTGTTCCATAACATCAAATTTTACTGCCCAATAATCTTCCTTTTTAACCCAAGCTCGTGTAAAAAAGTTAATAGAACTATCACCCAATTCAGATAAATTTACAGCAGTTGCAGGTTCTTTTAAAATTAATGGATGTTTGTTTAAGATACCGAAAATAATATCTTTTGTTTTTTTAATATCAGAATCATAACCAACACCAAAAGTAAAATCTACTCTACGTGTAGCTTCTGTACTGTAATTTACAATATTTCCGTTAGAAAGTGCTCCATTTGGAATAATTACTTCTTTATTATCTGTAGTATTTAACTTGGTTGTAAATATTTCGATTTCTTTTACAGTTCCACTTTCTCCTTGAGCTTCTATAAAATCACCAATTTTTATCGGTTTAAAAATCATGATTAATATACCACCAGCAAAATTACCTAAAGAACCTTGTAAGGCTAATCCTATAGCTAAACCAGCAGCTGCAATAATTGCTGCAAAAGATGTTGTTGCAACGCCCAATTGAGAGATTACAGTAATAAATAAAAGTATTTTTAAAATCCAACCTAAAAGATTTCCTAAAAATTTTTGAAGTGTTAAGTCAACACCTCTTTTTTGCATTAACTTTCTTGAAGATTTTATAACTATTTTAATTACATATAAGCCAATAAGTAGTATTAATAATGCAGTTATTACTTTAGGTGCATATAAAAATAATAGATCTTGAGCTGTTTTAATAAATTCTTCCATTGTTTATATTATATTTTAATTTGAAACAAAAATAACAGTTTACATTTAAAAAGAAGAAAATATTAAAGTAATAAAACAGATAAAATACTTAAAAAGGCTGGTATGGTTTGGATGTATAAAATTTTAATAGAATTAGTAGAATATGCACCATAAATACCAGCTATACAAATACATATTAAAAAGAATAAAGCAACGTCTAATTTACTGCTAACTATAGACCAAATTAGGCCAGCTGCTAAAAAACCATTATACAAACCTTGATTGGCAGCCATAATTTTAGTTTCTTCAGCAAATTTTTCATTTTTAAGATTAAAAGCTTTTATTCCTTTTTTCGATGTCCAAAGGACCATTTCTAAATAGAGAATATAAATGTGAATTAAAGAAACTAATCCTATCAAAATAATTTGTAGAGTATTCATAATTAAAATACGTATTTAATTTACTTCGAAAGTAATTTTTACATTAACCCTAAACTCAGTAATTATATTGTCGTTTACTACAGCACTTTGCGATTGCACAAAAACAGATTTTATATTTTGTATTGATTTTGCTGCATTTTTTACAGCTTTTCTGGTTGCTTCTTCCCAGCTTTTGTTTGAATTTGCTAATACTTCTATAACTTTCATAACAGCCATAACTTTTTGTTTTAAAATGATTTAATGTAAATATAGATTATTTTTACAATAATATTTAATAGAAAATTCCAATGTTAATTTAATGTTACCAAATTGTTGCTTTATAGTTAGTTTATTTGTATATTTGTAATTATAATGTTAACCTTAAAACCAAAGTCACAATGAAAAAATTTTTATCAATATGTATGTTAAGCATAGCAACTATAGGTTTTTCACAAGATAATAAACCATCATTTAAGGCTGAGGGAGATCTAGTAAAAGCTACGTACTATTATGAAGATGGATCAATAAAAACTGAAGGTTTTTTTAAAGATAAAAAACTTACAGGAGAGTGGGTTCGTTTTGATAAAGCTGGTAATAAAACACAATTAGCATATTATGAGTCTGGTAAAAAAGTAGGCAAATGGTTTATATGGACTGATGAGGCTTTAAAAGAAATTAATTATGAAAATAATTCAATAGCTTCTGTTAATATTTGGAAACCAGAATCTAAAATTGCGCTTAACGAAGATTAATTTTTCTCATTAAAAAATATTTAAGATCCATTAGAAAATTTCTAATGGATCTTTTTTTGTTTATATTTTTCTATTCTATTTTCTATACTAGCTATAATTTACAAATTGCCAGATTATATATTAGAAGCTAACATTCTTTATTTATAAACCTATAATCATTTTACAGTCATTTTAAAAGAAGATTAAATGCGACTTTGAAGGAATTCATTATGCTTTAATAGATTTAAAAAGATAAAA
The DNA window shown above is from Polaribacter sp. Hel_I_88 and carries:
- a CDS encoding cytochrome C oxidase subunit IV family protein encodes the protein MAHAHESHTKKIWNVFWILSAITIVEVALGIIKPDVLHLTSILGTSPLNWIFIILTLAKAYGITWAFMHMDSEKKWFRRAVVWTTVFLVCYFVTLFLIEGGYLHSTLAPLVKW
- a CDS encoding dodecin family protein, yielding MAVMKVIEVLANSNKSWEEATRKAVKNAAKSIQNIKSVFVQSQSAVVNDNIITEFRVNVKITFEVN
- the tsaB gene encoding tRNA (adenosine(37)-N6)-threonylcarbamoyltransferase complex dimerization subunit type 1 TsaB, with the translated sequence MSIILNIETATKNCSVSIAENGNIIAIKELNNGNYSHAEVLHPFIVDVLKEASLTSKEIDAVAVSKGPGSYTGLRIGVSAAKGLCFAFDKPLISIDTLTSLSHAVSIDSGFIIPMIDARRMEVYGAVYNNHNQQVRDIKAEIIDKNSYAKYLDLDKVYFLGDGSQKCKSIITHKNAVFVDDTYPSAKEMAQLSFVKYQKSDIENVAYFEPFYLKDFIVIPEKKKKPTF
- a CDS encoding DUF420 domain-containing protein, which encodes MSSLAQEKKYKKIITALSIIIPLAVAALFGVNLKDLGFNVEPLSFLPPIYATTNALTAVLLVAAVIAIKNGNKKLHEQLNTVAIACSLAFLLMYIAYHMTSNSTTFGGEGAIKYIYYFILITHIILSVIVIPFVLLTYMRAKLGNFAQHKKIARITFPIWLYVAITGVIVYLMISPYYV
- a CDS encoding DUF1304 domain-containing protein; translated protein: MNTLQIILIGLVSLIHIYILYLEMVLWTSKKGIKAFNLKNEKFAEETKIMAANQGLYNGFLAAGLIWSIVSSKLDVALFFLICICIAGIYGAYSTNSIKILYIQTIPAFLSILSVLLL
- a CDS encoding SCO family protein, whose amino-acid sequence is MKKKYSYIGVAFIILLFGIYTVPKVVSRFESNELLKFGKIPEFEFTNQEGQTITNETYKDKVYVVEFFFTTCPTICPLMNQKMLTLQDEFFGNPEFGIASISITPDIDTPAVLKEYAKENGITHKNWHLLTGKSDDVVYALANNGFKLPTGKGVSQDEHNGLYHSGNFALIDKNGYMRSRKDEFGNPMFVYRALDEYEMEDQMKELKEDIKLLLNE
- a CDS encoding TolC family protein, encoding MKIKLIVLVALMTSIATFSQKKWTLKECVDEALRKNISIQQNKLSLELAKKDVEIAKGNFLPNLNANTGGNLNFGTGFDPVSQDRVNTSFFGGSIGASSGITVFNGFRNTNIFKQAQLGVESSLLDLKKIENDISLFVVNGYLNVLFAKENLSAAKVQYEISRTQIEAAESRFKAGVIPKGDLLNTQSTAATNLQTVVTQENALDLALLNLAQLLQVSADNFDVAPVDVGTPSANLFYKNSSSVYDKSLDRLPEIARAKLAIENADFNIEIAKASFLPSITASAGLSTNYGYNLNLPPGFSNNAFFDQLSDNLGYGLGFNISIPIFNRFQTKNRVSQSIINKDISETRLESEKLNLKQTIEQSFLDVKTALKTFEASKISLEAQQEAFKNAQESYNFGAMTQFDFDQIRARLVNAEAALIRSKYDYVFKTKVLQFYAGDLVLE
- a CDS encoding cytochrome c oxidase subunit 3 encodes the protein MEANIAIPSDEKNTWNGGSGVKPFGASYGKMMMWFFIVSDALTFSGFLAAYGLTRFKFIDSWPIADEVFTHVPFIHGIYPMYYVAFMTFVLIFSSVTMVLAVDAGHQMKKNKVAWYMFATIIGGLIFVGSQAWEWNTFINGSYGAVKTPQGKVLQFVKDGHQIALSDFVVGDRMDERVTHTKKNGLWFESGETVPEYSIAQITASYKANPNIQIRSEQINMDEKKKIVFSREKGLEELLKGGAVVEGANLTANEYGNTIFANFFFFITGFHGFHVFSGIMINIIIFFNVLLGTYEKRGHYEMVEKVGLYWHFVDLVWVFVFTFFYLV
- a CDS encoding toxin-antitoxin system YwqK family antitoxin; its protein translation is MKKFLSICMLSIATIGFSQDNKPSFKAEGDLVKATYYYEDGSIKTEGFFKDKKLTGEWVRFDKAGNKTQLAYYESGKKVGKWFIWTDEALKEINYENNSIASVNIWKPESKIALNED
- a CDS encoding mechanosensitive ion channel family protein, with amino-acid sequence MEEFIKTAQDLLFLYAPKVITALLILLIGLYVIKIVIKSSRKLMQKRGVDLTLQKFLGNLLGWILKILLFITVISQLGVATTSFAAIIAAAGLAIGLALQGSLGNFAGGILIMIFKPIKIGDFIEAQGESGTVKEIEIFTTKLNTTDNKEVIIPNGALSNGNIVNYSTEATRRVDFTFGVGYDSDIKKTKDIIFGILNKHPLILKEPATAVNLSELGDSSINFFTRAWVKKEDYWAVKFDVMEQTKEAFDAAGIEIPYPHNVNIVKKA